A genomic stretch from Flavobacterium nitratireducens includes:
- a CDS encoding thioredoxin family protein → MLIELNEDTLANLVAQNEKVVVQFSASWCGNCRIMKPKFKKLATENEAMTFVVVDAENAPESRKLANVSNLPTFATFVNGNLVNETQTNKQEVLIDLVNEIA, encoded by the coding sequence ATGTTGATAGAATTAAACGAAGATACTTTGGCCAATTTGGTGGCTCAAAACGAGAAAGTAGTTGTTCAATTTTCAGCTTCATGGTGTGGTAATTGTCGAATTATGAAACCAAAATTCAAAAAATTAGCTACCGAAAATGAAGCTATGACTTTTGTTGTGGTTGATGCGGAAAATGCACCTGAATCAAGAAAATTAGCTAATGTGAGTAATTTGCCAACGTTTGCCACTTTTGTAAATGGAAATTTGGTAAACGAAACACAAACAAACAAGCAAGAAGTGTTAATTGATTTGGTAAACGAAATTGCTTAA